GAGATCATTGATCTTGTCTTGGACAGAATTCGCAAGCTGGCTGACCAGTGCACAGGTCTTCAGGGCTTCTTAGTTTTCCACAGCTTTGGTGGGGGAACTGGCTCTAGGTTCACCTCCCTGCTGATGGAGTGGCTCTCTGTCGATTATGGAAAGAAGTCCAAGCTAGAGTTCTCCATCTACCCAGCCCCccaggtttctactgctgtggttGAGCCCTACAATTCCATCCTCACCACCCACACCACCCTGGAGCACTCTGATTGTGCCTTCATGGTAGATAACGAGGCCATCTATGACATCTGTCGTAGAAACCTCGACATTGAGCGCCCCACCTACACTAACCTTAACCGCCTCATTAGCCAGATTGTGTCTTCCATCACTGCTTCTCTCAGATTTGATGGAGCTCTGAATGTTGACCTGACAgaattccagaccaacctggtacCCTACCCTCGCATCCATTTCCCTCTGGCCACATATGCCCCTGTCATCTCTGCTGAGAAAGCCTATCCCACACCCTTGCCagaatgagctgtcatttgtgttactGATATTGGCTATTATGActtgtgtaagatgaaatctcaaatgaACTGTCTATCAGATGTTCTTTGTCTCAGAATCTGTTCTGCTGCTCTTCTGCATAGCTCACTGAGCCCTGATGTGAGGGATTTGATGAATGTATCCCATTTAtgatgagtgttccaaggtctttcaCCATCTGAACATTGTCCATTtgaggatgttgaatatttcttaattgtttctcacagccatttgtttttcctcttttgacAATGCTTtctttagatatgtaccccattttgaGTTGggttgttttcctgattttttttgagttctttatatattttaggtgTTAGTTCTCTAGtgtatgaatttaaaaaaatcttttcccattctggagcATGCACTTTGCATGAATGATGGTGTCCTATGACATATAGAAGCCTTTCAGTTTcctgaggtctcatttattaattgttgattttagagcatgtgctattggtgttatttCCTGTTCCAATGCATTCAAGACTACTCACCACTTTCTTGTCTATCAGATtaagtgtatctggttttatgtggaGCTGTTTAATCCATTTGAAGTTGGGTTTTGTGCAGAGATTTAAAAGTATGTATCTATTTGCATATCTACACATAGCCATTCAGTttgaccagtaccatttgttgaagatgttgaagatgctgtctttttttctgtcaatgtgataaaataccctgactaaAGAAACTTAAGGAACTGGTTCTCAGTTCACAGGTATGGTGAGGAAGTCAAGATTTGAAGCATCTCATCACAAACCCTCCACTGTCCAGAAGAGAGCAGTAAATGTCTGCTGCTGCCTGTTTTGCTCTACTTGAATAGTGCAGGATCACCAATGTGGAATGTGTCACCCATTGTGTAAGGTCTTCCTACTTTTATAACAAAATCAAGATACTCTTCCTCTTGCAGGCCTCTTCTCCTGGGTGAGtatagattctgtcaagttgacagatcTAACCATTACAGAGACCATGAATGGTGCAGAGGAGATCTTGTGGGAGGGAAGAAGTGAGGAGACAGATgtgattaatatatatatatatatatatatatatatatcattaaaaCAGAATGGCATACTATTTTGGATAGGAAGTAAAGGTACTAAAAAGAGAAGTTGAGCGATAGGCAAGATTACCAGGAAATGGGGATGAATATAAACCAATTATGTggcatatgtatgaaaatgctttCCTAGCTTTGAAAAGGTGATAGTAAAAAAACTCAgttcataaaaacaaatgtaatagcAGATTGTTAATAATCCTGGAGAAGTagtacacacacaatacacacacacacacacacacacacacacacacacacacacacacacacacacacacacacacacacacaccacatgcacacacaccacatgcacacatacagagagagagagagagagagagagagagagagagattttaattattaagaaaatCTCAGCCAATCTTTCTATGAAAAATAATACTTCTTTATAATGTATAATGGCAGTGTATGTAGccaacattaaaaacaacaggaaaagtGCTGATTCAAGTAgcttaataaaattatttcatggttAGTCAGGACTTCTGAAGACTTGTCATTTTTTCAAAAGTTGTACACGTATAGCTTCTTTTCTCTGCCTGGGTTCATTACTTTTCTCAGTACTGGgataaaacataacaacaaaagcaacttaagggtccagttcaccatggcagggaagttACAGTGGCAGGAGCCCAAGGCAGCTTGTTACATTGAGTCCATAGTCGGGAATCAGGGAATGACAAATGCTGTGTTCAATATGCCTTCTCATCTTTATTCAGTCCAAGACACTGACCCATGGATTGGCACAGTTATGGTGTATCTTCCTGGGTCAATTAATTTAATGTAGCTAATCCTTGATAGGCTTGCACAGAGACAATCCTAAGTGTTTCCTGTGTGAtcctagatcctgtcaagttcaTAAATCAGAATAAACAATCACACGCCCTAAGAGAATACTTATCCATGTTTCTTTGTAATCCTGATTATAATCTTCCCATAAGGAACTCTTCATAAGCTAATTCACTCcaagaacagaaagcaaaaattTATATCACTTTCCTATAATCTGCCTTCCTGCTCTTCTCACCAATGTTTAGCAAATGCATTTATGTAAGCACATCCATGGTGAAAAGTGTCATTATGGAGAAAATATGCTCTgtggccatggtcactcatagttggctaaaaattaaaatgaattctcTTTGGAGTAAGAACTGTGTTTAGCATCAACAATGTAAATATAACAAATTCACTTAACTTATTCTTTTTGAATTGAGATTATTATAAacattaaattttcaaagaattgtcCCCATGTAAGTCAGACTGCGGGTCTCTTGAA
The Cricetulus griseus strain 17A/GY chromosome 1 unlocalized genomic scaffold, alternate assembly CriGri-PICRH-1.0 chr1_1, whole genome shotgun sequence genome window above contains:
- the LOC100757824 gene encoding tubulin alpha-1C chain-like gives rise to the protein MCECISIHVGQAGVQIGNACWELYCLEHGIQPDGQMPSDKTIGGGDDSFNTFFSETDTGKHIPRVVFVDLEPTAIDEVRTGTYRQLFHPEQLITGNEDAANNYARGHYTIGKEIIDLVLDRIRKLADQCTGLQGFLVFHSFGGGTGSRFTSLLMEWLSVDYGKKSKLEFSIYPAPQVSTAVVEPYNSILTTHTTLEHSDCAFMVDNEAIYDICRRNLDIERPTYTNLNRLISQIVSSITASLRFDGALNVDLTEFQTNLVPYPRIHFPLATYAPVISAEKAYPTPLPE